In Streptomyces qaidamensis, one DNA window encodes the following:
- a CDS encoding bifunctional sugar phosphate isomerase/epimerase/4-hydroxyphenylpyruvate dioxygenase family protein: protein MRTSIATVSLSGSLTEKLDAAARAGFDGVEIFENDLLASPLTPEDVRTRCADLGLRIDLYQPMRDIEAVPEAEFARNLRRARHKFELMRRLGADTVLVCSSVSPQAVDDDALAAEQLSRLADAARESGVRVAYEALAWGRHVSTYDHAWRIVETAGHPALGTCLDSFHILSRGTGTQGIEDIPGEKIFFLQLADAPLLAMDVLQWSRHYRCFPGQGGFDVAGLVRHVLATGYDGPLSLEVFNDVFRQSEAGPTAVDARRSLLLLQEEVGEASLPGPVVPTGVAFAELVTPDAEPLAALLGALGFTRTARHRGKPVGLWEQGDARILVNTGPAVRREGARLAAIGLESPDPAAAARRAEALLAPVLPRRRAPQDAPLDAVAAPDGTELFFCADDRPERPGWRADFEDTGRPPGQEGIRGIDHLALTQPWHQFDEAALFHRGVLGLHAQESVDVADPYGLMRSRAVTDPGGSVRIALTVGAAPTDDTVHAQHIALATDDVVAAARRFRDAGGSPLPVPANYYDDLAARFEFADGELETYLDLGILYDRDAHGVFRHCYTRTVGRVFFELVQRDGGYRGYGAANAPVRLAAQHAVRALTGG from the coding sequence TTGCGTACGTCCATCGCCACCGTCTCCCTCAGCGGCTCCCTCACCGAGAAACTCGACGCCGCCGCCCGGGCCGGCTTCGACGGGGTGGAGATCTTCGAGAACGACCTGCTGGCCAGCCCCCTCACCCCCGAGGACGTCCGCACCCGCTGCGCCGACCTCGGTCTGCGGATCGACCTCTACCAGCCGATGCGGGACATCGAGGCCGTCCCCGAGGCCGAGTTCGCCCGGAACCTGCGGCGGGCCCGGCACAAGTTCGAGCTGATGCGCCGGCTCGGCGCCGACACGGTCCTCGTCTGCTCCAGCGTCTCCCCGCAGGCGGTGGACGACGACGCCCTCGCCGCCGAGCAGCTGAGCCGGCTCGCCGACGCGGCCCGGGAGTCCGGTGTCCGGGTGGCCTACGAGGCCCTCGCCTGGGGCCGGCACGTCAGCACCTACGACCACGCCTGGCGCATCGTCGAGACGGCCGGGCACCCGGCGCTCGGCACCTGCCTGGACAGCTTCCACATCCTCTCCCGCGGCACCGGCACACAAGGCATCGAGGACATCCCCGGCGAGAAGATCTTCTTCCTCCAGCTCGCCGACGCCCCGCTGCTCGCCATGGACGTGCTGCAGTGGAGCCGCCACTACCGCTGCTTCCCCGGACAGGGCGGCTTCGACGTCGCGGGACTGGTGCGGCACGTGCTGGCCACCGGCTACGACGGCCCGCTGTCCCTGGAGGTCTTCAACGACGTGTTCCGGCAGTCCGAGGCCGGACCGACCGCCGTCGACGCCCGGCGTTCCCTGCTGCTCCTCCAGGAGGAGGTGGGCGAGGCGTCCCTGCCCGGCCCCGTCGTCCCCACCGGCGTCGCCTTCGCCGAACTGGTCACGCCCGACGCCGAACCCCTGGCCGCGCTGCTCGGTGCCCTGGGCTTCACCCGCACCGCACGCCACCGCGGCAAACCCGTCGGCCTGTGGGAGCAGGGCGACGCCCGGATCCTGGTCAATACCGGGCCCGCCGTCCGCCGGGAGGGCGCCCGGCTCGCCGCGATCGGCCTGGAGTCACCGGACCCGGCCGCGGCGGCCCGGCGGGCCGAGGCGCTGCTCGCGCCCGTACTGCCGCGGCGCCGCGCGCCGCAGGACGCCCCGCTGGACGCGGTCGCCGCCCCCGACGGCACGGAGCTGTTCTTCTGCGCCGACGATCGCCCGGAACGGCCCGGCTGGCGGGCCGACTTCGAGGACACGGGCCGGCCCCCGGGGCAGGAGGGCATCCGGGGCATCGACCACCTCGCCCTCACCCAGCCCTGGCACCAGTTCGACGAGGCGGCCCTCTTCCACCGCGGGGTGCTCGGCCTGCACGCCCAGGAGAGTGTGGACGTCGCCGACCCCTACGGCCTGATGCGCAGCCGTGCCGTCACCGATCCCGGCGGCAGCGTCCGGATCGCCCTCACCGTCGGCGCCGCGCCCACGGACGACACCGTCCACGCCCAGCACATCGCCCTGGCCACCGACGACGTGGTCGCCGCGGCCCGCCGCTTCCGGGACGCGGGCGGCAGTCCGCTGCCGGTCCCGGCGAACTACTACGACGACCTCGCCGCCCGCTTCGAGTTCGCCGACGGCGAGCTGGAGACCTACCTCGACCTCGGCATCCTCTACGACCGCGACGCGCACGGCGTCTTCCGCCACTGCTACACCCGCACCGTCGGCCGGGTCTTCTTCGAACTGGTCCAGCGCGACGGCGGCTACCGGGGCTACGGCGCCGCCAACGCCCCGGTGCGGCTGGCCGCGCAGCACGCGGTGCGGGCGCTCACTGGCGGCTGA
- the gnd gene encoding phosphogluconate dehydrogenase (NAD(+)-dependent, decarboxylating) translates to MQIGLVGLGKMGGNMRERLRNAGHTVIGYDTNPDKSDVASLADLVNQLEAPRTVWVMVPAGDPTQHVIDRLADLLKPYDTVVDGGNSRWTDDEKHAEELSKRGIGFVDAGVSGGVWGLKNGYALMVGGEKEYVDRLRPIFEALKPEGPYGFVHAGSVGAGHFAKMVHNGIEYAMMQAYAEGWELLEAVDSVDNVREVFRSWQDGTVIRSWLLDLAVNALDEDEHLEGLRGYAQDSGEGRWTVEAAIDNSVPLPAITASLFSRFASRQDDSPQMKMIAALRNQFGGHAVESAKKA, encoded by the coding sequence ATGCAGATCGGTCTTGTGGGTCTCGGCAAGATGGGCGGCAACATGCGCGAGCGCCTGCGCAACGCCGGCCACACCGTCATCGGCTACGACACCAACCCGGACAAGTCCGACGTCGCCAGCCTGGCCGACCTCGTCAACCAGCTGGAGGCGCCGCGCACGGTCTGGGTCATGGTCCCGGCCGGCGACCCCACCCAGCACGTCATCGACCGTCTGGCGGACCTCCTCAAGCCCTACGACACGGTGGTCGACGGCGGCAACTCCCGCTGGACGGACGACGAGAAGCACGCCGAGGAGCTGAGCAAGCGCGGCATCGGATTCGTCGACGCGGGCGTCTCCGGCGGCGTGTGGGGCCTGAAGAACGGCTACGCCCTGATGGTCGGCGGAGAGAAGGAGTACGTCGACCGGCTCCGGCCGATCTTCGAGGCGCTCAAGCCGGAAGGCCCGTACGGCTTCGTCCACGCGGGCAGCGTGGGCGCCGGGCACTTCGCGAAGATGGTCCACAACGGCATCGAGTACGCGATGATGCAGGCCTACGCCGAGGGCTGGGAGCTGCTGGAGGCCGTGGACTCGGTGGACAACGTCCGCGAGGTGTTCCGCTCCTGGCAGGACGGCACCGTCATCCGCTCGTGGCTGCTGGACCTCGCGGTCAACGCCCTCGACGAGGACGAGCACCTGGAGGGCCTGCGGGGCTACGCCCAGGACTCCGGCGAGGGACGCTGGACCGTGGAGGCCGCGATCGACAACTCCGTGCCGCTGCCCGCCATCACCGCCTCCCTGTTCTCCCGGTTCGCCTCCCGGCAGGACGACTCGCCGCAGATGAAGATGATCGCGGCGCTGCGCAACCAGTTCGGCGGACACGCCGTCGAGTCCGCGAAGAAGGCGTAG
- a CDS encoding histidine phosphatase family protein yields MGDLLLVRHGETEWSRSGQHTSFTDLPLTPHGEKQAMSLAPLLAGRTFALVLTSPLARAVRTAELAGLTGTVRDADLHEWYYGAYEGVTTEEIHRTRPDWDLWTDGGPPGPDGRPGESPEEVGERADRVLARAERSLPEGDVMLVAHGHFLRVLTARRLGLPPARGQLFRLETGTVSRLSTEHGRPVIAEWNSRA; encoded by the coding sequence GTGGGAGATCTGCTGTTGGTCCGCCACGGCGAAACGGAGTGGAGCCGGAGCGGACAGCACACCAGCTTCACGGACCTGCCCCTCACACCGCACGGTGAGAAGCAGGCCATGTCCCTCGCCCCGCTCCTGGCGGGCCGTACCTTCGCGCTGGTCCTCACCAGCCCGCTCGCCCGCGCGGTGCGCACCGCCGAGCTCGCGGGCCTGACCGGGACCGTGCGGGACGCGGACCTGCACGAGTGGTACTACGGCGCCTACGAGGGCGTCACCACCGAGGAGATACACCGCACCCGGCCCGACTGGGACCTGTGGACCGACGGGGGGCCGCCCGGCCCCGACGGCCGGCCCGGCGAGTCCCCCGAGGAGGTGGGCGAACGCGCCGACCGAGTGCTGGCCCGGGCGGAGAGGTCGCTGCCCGAGGGCGATGTGATGCTGGTGGCGCACGGGCACTTCCTCCGCGTCCTGACGGCCCGCCGGCTGGGCCTGCCCCCGGCGCGGGGGCAGTTGTTCCGGCTGGAGACCGGCACGGTCAGCCGGCTGTCGACCGAGCACGGCCGGCCCGTGATCGCGGAGTGGAACTCCAGGGCGTAA
- the opcA gene encoding glucose-6-phosphate dehydrogenase assembly protein OpcA: MKIDLTDTTASKINKALVQGRRAIGTPAVGMVLTMVIVTDEENAYDAIKAAEEASHEHPSRTLVVIKRHARTPRDRQSSRLDAEVRVGADAGTGETVILRTYGEVSEHADSVVLPLLLPDAPVVVWWPVDAPEVPSKDPLGALAQRRITDLYAVENPLETLQARVRAYAPGDTDLAWTRLTPWRSMLAAALDQARARITSAAVEAEAENPAAELLARWLEARLHVRVDRVVTAGPVVTAVRLGTENGEIVIDRPEGPLATLTLPGQPSRTLALKVRATSELIAEELRRLDADEMYAIALNGAATEETPAHV, translated from the coding sequence ATGAAGATCGACCTGACCGACACCACGGCAAGCAAGATCAACAAGGCGCTGGTGCAGGGGCGCCGTGCCATCGGCACGCCTGCCGTGGGCATGGTCCTGACGATGGTGATCGTCACGGACGAGGAGAACGCCTACGACGCGATCAAGGCGGCCGAGGAGGCCTCGCACGAGCACCCCTCGCGCACCCTGGTCGTCATCAAGCGGCACGCCCGCACCCCGCGCGACCGCCAGTCCTCCCGCCTGGACGCCGAGGTCCGGGTGGGCGCCGACGCGGGCACCGGCGAGACGGTGATCCTGCGGACCTACGGCGAGGTGTCCGAGCACGCCGATTCGGTGGTGCTGCCGCTGCTGCTGCCGGACGCGCCGGTGGTGGTGTGGTGGCCGGTGGACGCCCCCGAGGTGCCTTCCAAGGACCCGCTCGGGGCGCTGGCCCAGCGGCGGATCACCGACCTGTACGCCGTCGAGAACCCCCTGGAGACGCTCCAGGCCCGGGTCCGCGCCTACGCGCCCGGTGACACCGACCTCGCCTGGACCCGGCTGACGCCCTGGCGTTCGATGCTGGCGGCGGCGCTGGACCAGGCCCGGGCGCGGATCACCTCGGCGGCGGTGGAGGCCGAGGCCGAGAACCCGGCCGCCGAGCTGCTGGCCCGCTGGCTGGAGGCGCGGCTGCACGTCCGGGTGGACCGCGTGGTCACCGCCGGGCCGGTGGTGACGGCCGTGCGCCTGGGCACGGAGAACGGGGAGATCGTCATCGACCGCCCGGAAGGACCGCTCGCCACACTGACCCTGCCGGGCCAGCCGTCGCGCACTCTCGCGCTGAAGGTCCGTGCCACCTCCGAACTCATCGCCGAGGAGCTGCGGCGCCTCGACGCGGACGAGATGTACGCCATCGCCCTGAACGGCGCGGCGACCGAGGAGACCCCTGCCCATGTCTGA
- the zwf gene encoding glucose-6-phosphate dehydrogenase has protein sequence MSEGIEGIPQTAEQETKGTKEDKEARAAQEAAGVEQTGVSGTAEAAPSTDRADTGTGTDTDTDFVNPLRDPQDRRLPRIAGPSGLVIFGVTGDLSRKKLMPAVYDLANRGLLPPGFSLVGFARRDWEDQDFAQVVHDAVREHARTPFREEVWQQLAEGMRFIPGDFDDDTAFKQLRSAVEELDASRGTSGNYAFYLSVPPKFFPKVVQQLKKHKLASAPEGSWRRAVIEKPFGHDLRSAEELNRIVHEVFDPEQVFRIDHYLGKETVQNLLALRFANQMFEPIWNRSFVDHVQITMAEDIGIGGRAGYYDGIGAARDVIQNHLLQLMALTAMEEPAAFDAAALLAEKLKVLKAVRLPQDLGQGTVRGQYAAAWQGGTKVRGYLEEDGIDQSSTTDTYAAVRLQVDNRRWAGVPFYLRTGKRLGRRVTEIAVVFQRAPHSPFDSTATEELGSNAIVIRVQPDEGMTVRFGSKVPGTSMEIRDVTMDFAYGESFTESSPEAYERLILDVLLGDANLFPRHQEVEESWKILDPIEQYWATHGRPAQYASGSWGPEEADEMLARDGRSWRRP, from the coding sequence ATGAGCGAGGGCATCGAGGGCATCCCCCAGACGGCCGAACAGGAGACCAAGGGAACCAAGGAGGACAAGGAGGCCCGGGCTGCGCAGGAGGCGGCCGGGGTCGAGCAGACCGGGGTGAGCGGCACGGCGGAGGCCGCCCCGTCCACGGACCGCGCCGACACCGGCACCGGCACCGACACCGACACCGACTTCGTCAACCCGCTGCGCGACCCGCAGGACCGTCGGCTGCCCAGGATCGCGGGCCCCTCCGGGCTGGTCATCTTCGGCGTCACCGGCGACCTGTCCCGCAAGAAGCTGATGCCGGCCGTGTACGACCTGGCCAACCGCGGCCTGCTGCCGCCGGGCTTCTCCCTGGTGGGCTTCGCCCGCCGGGACTGGGAGGACCAGGACTTCGCGCAGGTGGTGCACGACGCGGTCCGTGAGCACGCCCGCACCCCGTTCCGCGAGGAGGTCTGGCAGCAGCTCGCCGAGGGCATGCGGTTCATCCCGGGCGACTTCGACGACGACACGGCGTTCAAGCAGCTGCGCTCCGCCGTCGAAGAGCTGGACGCCTCGCGGGGCACCAGCGGCAACTACGCCTTCTACCTCTCGGTGCCGCCGAAGTTCTTCCCGAAGGTCGTCCAGCAGCTGAAGAAGCACAAGCTGGCGAGCGCCCCCGAGGGTTCCTGGCGCCGCGCGGTCATCGAGAAGCCGTTCGGGCACGATCTGCGGTCGGCCGAGGAACTCAACCGCATCGTGCACGAGGTGTTCGATCCGGAGCAGGTCTTCCGCATCGACCACTACCTGGGCAAGGAGACCGTCCAGAACCTGCTGGCCCTGCGCTTCGCCAACCAGATGTTCGAGCCGATCTGGAACCGGTCCTTCGTGGACCACGTGCAGATCACCATGGCCGAGGACATCGGCATCGGCGGCAGGGCCGGGTACTACGACGGCATCGGCGCCGCCCGTGACGTCATCCAGAACCACCTGCTCCAGCTGATGGCGCTCACCGCGATGGAGGAACCGGCCGCCTTCGACGCCGCCGCGCTGCTCGCCGAGAAGCTGAAGGTCCTCAAGGCCGTGCGGCTGCCGCAGGACCTGGGGCAGGGCACCGTGCGCGGGCAGTACGCGGCGGCCTGGCAGGGCGGCACGAAGGTGCGCGGCTATCTGGAGGAGGACGGCATCGACCAGTCGTCCACCACCGACACGTACGCCGCGGTCCGGCTCCAGGTGGACAACCGCCGCTGGGCCGGCGTCCCGTTCTACCTGCGCACCGGCAAGCGCCTCGGCCGCCGGGTGACGGAGATCGCGGTGGTCTTCCAGCGGGCCCCGCACTCCCCCTTCGACTCCACCGCGACCGAGGAGCTGGGCTCCAACGCCATCGTCATCCGCGTCCAGCCGGATGAGGGCATGACGGTCCGCTTCGGCTCCAAGGTGCCGGGTACGTCGATGGAGATCCGGGACGTCACGATGGACTTCGCCTACGGCGAGTCGTTCACCGAGTCGAGCCCCGAGGCGTACGAACGGCTGATCCTCGACGTCCTCCTGGGCGACGCCAACCTGTTCCCCCGTCACCAGGAAGTGGAAGAGTCCTGGAAGATCCTCGACCCGATCGAGCAGTACTGGGCCACGCACGGCCGGCCCGCGCAGTACGCCTCGGGCAGCTGGGGACCCGAGGAAGCCGACGAGATGCTCGCACGAGACGGACGGAGCTGGCGCAGGCCATGA
- the pgi gene encoding glucose-6-phosphate isomerase has product MSDSPAGTPRLTLRPEWTALEDHRKDALPQPGLRELFAADPGRAERYVVHVGDLRIDYSKHLVTDETLALLQELAAAADVSGLRDAMFRGEKINVTEDRAVLHTALRAPRDAVIEVDGENVVPDVHAVLDKMAAFADRVRSGEWTGHTGKRIRNVVNIGIGGSDLGPAMAYEALRPFTDRELTFRFVSNVDGSDLHEAVRDLDPAETLFIVASKTFTTIETITNATSARSWLLDGLGGDEKAVAKHFVALSTNAEKVAGFGIDVDNMFEFWDWVGGRYSYDSAIGLSLMIAIGPDRFREMLDGFRIVDEHFRNAPAEANAPLIMGLLGIWYGNFHDAQSHAVLPYSHYLSKFTAYLQQLDMESNGKSVDREGNPVDWQTGPVVWGTPGTNGQHAYYQLIHQGTKLIPADFIGFARPVDELSDELKAQHDLLMANLFAQGQALAFGKTAEEVRAEGVPEEQVPHRTFRGNHPTTTILATALTPSVLGQLVALYEHKVFVQGAVWNIDSFDQWGVELGKVLAKRVEPALTEGADVPGLDPSTAALVAAYRTLREVN; this is encoded by the coding sequence ATGTCTGACTCCCCCGCCGGAACCCCCCGGCTCACCCTGCGGCCCGAGTGGACCGCCCTGGAGGACCACCGCAAGGACGCCCTGCCGCAGCCCGGTCTGCGTGAGCTGTTCGCGGCGGACCCCGGGCGTGCCGAGCGTTACGTCGTACACGTGGGCGACCTGCGGATCGACTACTCCAAGCACCTCGTCACCGACGAGACGCTGGCCCTGCTGCAGGAGCTGGCCGCCGCGGCCGACGTGTCCGGACTGCGCGACGCCATGTTCCGCGGCGAGAAGATCAACGTCACCGAGGACCGGGCCGTGCTGCACACCGCGCTGCGCGCCCCGCGGGACGCGGTGATCGAGGTCGACGGCGAGAACGTCGTGCCCGACGTGCACGCCGTGCTCGACAAGATGGCCGCCTTCGCGGACCGGGTGCGCTCCGGCGAGTGGACCGGCCACACCGGCAAGCGGATCCGCAACGTCGTCAACATCGGCATCGGCGGCTCCGACCTCGGCCCGGCGATGGCCTACGAGGCGCTGCGGCCCTTCACGGACCGGGAGCTGACGTTCCGTTTCGTGTCGAACGTGGACGGCTCCGACCTGCACGAGGCGGTGCGGGACCTGGATCCGGCGGAGACGCTGTTCATCGTCGCGTCCAAGACCTTCACCACGATCGAGACGATCACGAACGCCACGTCCGCGCGCTCCTGGCTGCTGGACGGGCTCGGGGGCGACGAGAAGGCGGTGGCGAAGCACTTCGTCGCCCTGTCGACCAACGCGGAGAAGGTCGCCGGCTTCGGCATCGACGTCGACAATATGTTCGAGTTCTGGGACTGGGTCGGCGGCCGCTACTCGTACGACTCCGCGATCGGCCTGTCCCTGATGATCGCGATCGGCCCGGACCGCTTCCGGGAGATGCTCGACGGCTTCCGCATCGTCGACGAGCACTTCCGCAACGCCCCGGCGGAGGCCAACGCCCCGCTCATCATGGGCCTGCTGGGCATCTGGTACGGCAACTTCCACGACGCCCAGTCGCACGCCGTGCTGCCGTACAGCCACTACCTGTCCAAGTTCACCGCCTACCTCCAGCAGCTCGACATGGAGTCCAACGGCAAGTCGGTGGACCGCGAGGGGAACCCGGTGGACTGGCAGACCGGGCCGGTCGTGTGGGGCACGCCCGGCACCAACGGGCAGCACGCCTACTACCAGCTCATCCACCAGGGCACGAAGCTCATCCCGGCGGACTTCATCGGCTTCGCCCGGCCGGTCGACGAGCTGAGCGACGAACTGAAGGCCCAGCACGACCTGCTGATGGCCAATCTGTTCGCACAGGGGCAGGCGCTCGCCTTCGGCAAGACCGCCGAGGAGGTGCGGGCCGAGGGCGTGCCCGAGGAGCAGGTGCCGCACCGCACGTTCCGCGGCAACCACCCGACCACGACGATCCTCGCCACCGCACTGACCCCGTCGGTCCTCGGCCAGCTGGTCGCCCTCTACGAGCACAAGGTGTTCGTACAGGGCGCCGTGTGGAACATCGACTCCTTCGACCAGTGGGGCGTCGAGCTCGGCAAGGTCCTCGCCAAGCGCGTCGAGCCCGCCCTGACCGAGGGCGCTGACGTCCCCGGTCTCGACCCGTCCACGGCCGCGCTGGTGGCCGCCTACCGCACTCTTCGGGAAGTGAACTGA
- a CDS encoding shikimate dehydrogenase, producing the protein MPHRSYLVGLIGSGIGPSLSPALHEREAGRQGLRLVYRLIDIDALGVPPEAVGDLLGAARDLGFDGLNITHPCKQLVIEHLDALAPQAEALGAVNTVVFEDGRAVGHNTDVTGFAASFARGLPDAPLERVVQLGAGGAGAAVAHATLTLGAERVTLVDALPERAAALAGSLNRAFGEGRAVAAPPERRTELLAHADGIVHATPTGMAAHPGLPLPAELLHSGLWVAEVVYRPLETELLRTARALGCATLDGGGMAAFQAADAFRLFTGREPDAARMLTDLTELAGAVGASN; encoded by the coding sequence GTGCCCCACAGGTCGTATCTCGTCGGGCTGATCGGTTCCGGCATCGGCCCGTCGCTCAGTCCGGCCCTGCACGAGCGGGAGGCCGGCCGGCAGGGCCTGCGCCTGGTGTACCGGCTGATCGACATCGACGCCCTCGGGGTGCCGCCCGAGGCGGTGGGCGATCTGCTGGGGGCCGCCCGCGACCTGGGCTTCGACGGGCTCAACATCACGCACCCCTGCAAACAGCTCGTCATCGAGCACCTGGACGCGCTCGCCCCGCAGGCCGAGGCGCTGGGCGCGGTCAACACCGTCGTCTTCGAGGACGGCCGCGCGGTCGGCCACAACACGGACGTCACCGGCTTCGCCGCCTCCTTCGCGCGCGGACTGCCCGACGCACCACTGGAACGGGTCGTGCAGCTGGGCGCCGGCGGTGCGGGCGCGGCCGTCGCCCACGCCACGCTCACCCTCGGCGCCGAGCGCGTCACGCTCGTCGACGCCCTGCCCGAGCGGGCCGCCGCCCTGGCCGGTTCCCTCAACCGCGCCTTCGGGGAAGGACGCGCCGTCGCCGCGCCCCCGGAACGGCGGACCGAGCTGCTCGCGCACGCCGACGGCATCGTCCACGCCACGCCCACCGGCATGGCGGCCCACCCCGGCCTGCCCCTGCCCGCCGAGCTGCTCCACTCCGGTCTGTGGGTCGCCGAGGTGGTCTACCGGCCGCTGGAGACCGAGCTGCTGCGCACCGCCCGGGCCCTGGGCTGCGCCACCCTCGACGGCGGCGGCATGGCCGCTTTCCAGGCCGCCGACGCGTTCCGCCTGTTCACCGGCCGGGAACCCGACGCCGCGCGGATGCTGACGGATCTGACCGAACTGGCCGGCGCCGTCGGGGCTTCGAACTAG
- the tal gene encoding transaldolase gives MITVTEATATAGALKRLSDEGVSIWLDDLSRRRIESGGLAGLVATRNVVGVTTNPSIFQAAIGSGVGYEEQLADLAVRGVTVDEAVRMMTTSDVRSAADVLRPVYEASGGQDGRVSIEVDPRLAHDTAATVAEARQLAWLVDRPNVMIKIPATKAGLPAITEVIGAGISVNVTLIFSLERYREVMDAYLAGLEKARAAGLGLSGIHSVASFFVSRVDSEIDKRLTLLGTDEALALKGRAALANARLAYEAYEQAFDGERWQALEGAGANRQRPLWASTGVKDPAYKDTLYVDELVAPGTVNTMPEATLNAVADHGDVRGDTVTGGYDRARADLAAVERLGIAYDEVVRQLEDEGVAKFEAAWQDLLDAVTKSLNNKGVDAE, from the coding sequence ATGATCACTGTGACCGAAGCGACCGCGACCGCGGGAGCACTGAAGCGCCTGTCCGACGAGGGCGTGTCGATCTGGCTCGACGACCTGTCGCGCCGGCGGATCGAGTCCGGCGGCCTGGCCGGGCTCGTCGCCACGAGGAACGTCGTCGGCGTCACCACCAACCCGTCCATCTTCCAGGCCGCCATCGGCTCGGGGGTGGGCTACGAGGAGCAGCTCGCCGACCTGGCGGTGCGCGGTGTCACCGTCGACGAGGCCGTCCGGATGATGACGACCTCCGACGTCCGGTCCGCCGCCGACGTGCTGCGGCCGGTGTACGAGGCGAGTGGCGGCCAGGACGGCCGGGTTTCCATCGAGGTCGACCCGCGCCTCGCCCACGACACGGCGGCGACCGTCGCCGAGGCCCGGCAGCTGGCCTGGCTGGTGGACCGCCCGAACGTGATGATCAAGATCCCGGCGACGAAGGCGGGCCTGCCGGCGATCACGGAAGTGATCGGAGCGGGTATCAGTGTCAATGTGACGCTGATCTTCTCCCTGGAGCGCTACCGCGAGGTGATGGACGCCTACCTCGCCGGCCTGGAGAAGGCGCGGGCGGCCGGGCTCGGCCTGTCGGGCATTCACTCGGTCGCGTCGTTCTTCGTCTCCCGCGTGGACTCCGAGATCGACAAGCGGCTGACGCTGCTGGGCACGGACGAGGCCCTCGCCCTGAAGGGCCGGGCGGCCCTCGCCAACGCCCGGCTCGCCTACGAGGCGTACGAACAGGCCTTCGACGGGGAGCGCTGGCAGGCCCTGGAAGGCGCCGGAGCCAACCGGCAGCGCCCCCTTTGGGCCTCCACCGGTGTGAAGGACCCCGCCTACAAGGACACCCTGTACGTGGACGAACTGGTGGCCCCCGGCACGGTCAACACCATGCCGGAGGCCACGCTGAACGCCGTCGCCGACCACGGCGACGTCCGGGGCGACACCGTCACCGGCGGCTACGACCGGGCCCGCGCGGACCTGGCGGCCGTCGAACGGCTCGGCATTGCATACGACGAGGTGGTGCGGCAACTGGAGGACGAGGGCGTTGCCAAGTTCGAGGCGGCCTGGCAGGACCTGCTGGACGCGGTCACCAAGTCCTTGAACAACAAGGGAGTTGACGCGGAATGA
- a CDS encoding TetR/AcrR family transcriptional regulator, with product MTSVEEPARPGERIRDAARTRAEILDVATQEFARAGYDGARVDEIAARTRTTKRMIYYYFGGKEQLFTAVLERAYGVIREAEQQLDVDHLDPVAAIRRLAELTFDHHEQHPDFIRLVSIENIHEAHHIAASEKLAKIGSPALDVIRRILASGQESGLFTADVDAVDLHAMISSFCFFRVSNRHTFGALFGRDLLDRAQRAHYRAMLGDMVIAYLTAERTTD from the coding sequence ATGACCAGCGTCGAAGAACCGGCACGGCCTGGCGAGCGCATCCGTGACGCGGCCCGCACCCGGGCAGAGATCCTCGACGTCGCCACCCAGGAGTTCGCGCGGGCCGGCTACGACGGGGCCCGGGTGGACGAGATCGCCGCCCGCACCCGCACCACCAAGCGGATGATCTACTACTACTTCGGCGGTAAGGAGCAGCTGTTCACGGCCGTGCTGGAGCGCGCGTACGGCGTGATCCGGGAGGCCGAGCAGCAGCTCGACGTCGACCATCTGGACCCGGTGGCGGCCATCCGGCGCCTGGCGGAGCTGACCTTCGACCACCACGAGCAGCACCCCGACTTCATCCGCCTGGTCAGCATCGAGAACATCCACGAGGCGCACCACATCGCGGCCTCCGAGAAGCTCGCAAAGATCGGCTCCCCCGCCCTGGACGTGATCCGCCGGATCCTGGCGTCGGGCCAGGAGTCGGGCCTGTTCACGGCAGACGTCGACGCGGTCGACCTGCACGCGATGATCTCCTCGTTCTGCTTCTTCCGGGTCTCCAACCGGCACACCTTCGGCGCGCTGTTCGGCCGCGACCTCCTCGACCGGGCGCAGCGCGCGCACTACCGCGCCATGCTGGGCGACATGGTGATCGCGTACCTGACGGCGGAACGGACGACGGACTGA